In Paraburkholderia youngii, the genomic stretch GCGCATCGCCGCACTGAGCAGCGCGGCCACGCTGATGGTCGCGGGACTGCCGCTCGCGCTGAAAAGCGCGAGCCGCGCGTAATGCCGCCGCTGACGATGCCGCTGATCGCGACGCTCGCGGTCGCGGGCGTCGCCGTCGATCGCTGGTTCGGCGAGCCAAGCAGCCGGCATCCGCTGGTCGGCTTCGGCAACTGGGCTGCGCGCATCGAGGCGCGCTTCAATCACGACCGGCGTCTGCGGCTCAAGGGGCTGCTCGCGTGGGCGCTCGCGGTGCTGCCGCCGGTGCTGATCGCGTGGTGGCTGGTCGCCGTGCTGCCGTTGTTCGCGGCCTGCGCGCTGCATGTCGCGCTGCTGTGGTTCGCGCTCGGCGCGCGCAGCCTGCGCGATCACATCGCGCCGATCTCGAGGGCGCTCGGCCAGCACGATCTCGCCACCGCACGGGAGTTGACCGCGCGGATCGTGTCGCGCGACACCAGTCAGTCCGACGAAGCCGCGCTCGCGCGCGCCGCGGTCGAATCGGCGCTCGAAAACGGCAACGACGCGATCTTCGGCGCGCTGTTCTGGTTCGCGCTCGCGGGCGGGCCTGGCGCGCTGGGCTTTCGCCTCGCCAATACGCTCGACGCGATGTGGGGTTATCGCACGCCGCGCTTTCTGCGCTTCGGCTGGGCCGCCGCGCGCATCGACGACGTGCTGAACTGGATTCCCGCGCGGCTGACCGCCACCAGCTACGCGCTGCTCGGCGACACGCTGACCGCATGGCGCTGCTGGCGCGAGCAGGCGCCCCGCTGGGACAGCCCGAACGCGGGACCGGTGATGGCGTCCGGCGCCGGCAGCCTGAACGTGCTGATCGGCGGCCCCGCCGTGTATCACGGCACGCTCGAGCATCGGCCGACGCTGGGCTTCGGGCATCGCGCCGAGGCGCGTCATGTGGGCGCCGCGTTGATGCTGGTCGAACGCACGGTGATTCTGTGGCTGGCCGTACTGATCGTGCTGGCCTTGTTGAGCGTGCCGTTTCATGGCTGAGCGAAACGACACGCGTAGCGATGGGATGAGCGCATGACCGAGCGGACACAAGCGCGCGAACACGCCGCAGGCGATCCGATCGCACACGGCGGTAACCTGCACGAAGCGGCGGCGCGCTACGGCATTCCGTACGCACAGTGGCTCGATCTGTCCACCGGCATCAATCCGCACGGCTATCCGGTGCCGCCGCTGCCCGCCGACGCGTGGCGTCGTTTGCCCGACGAAGGCGACGGCTTCGCCGAGCGGGCCGCGCGCTACTACGGCGCACCCGATGCCGCGCATGTGCTGCCGGTGGCCGGCAGCCAGGCGGCGATTCGCGCGCTGCCCGCGTTGCTGCCGCGCGCGACGCTCGGCATCGCGCCGCTGACCTACGGCGAGTACGGGCCCGCGTTCGCGCGCGCCGGACACGAGGTCGCGCCGCTCGACGTGCATCGCGACACGCTGCCCGCCGCGCTCACGCATGTCGTGATCGTCAATCCCAACAATCCGACGGCTACGCATCTCGATGCCGCGAGGCTGCTGAACTGGCACGCGCAGCTGCGCGAACGCGGCGGCACGCTGCTGGTCGACGAGGCGTTCGCCGATACGCTGCCGGCCGCGCGCGTCGCGTCGCTGGCGGCGCAGACGCAGCGGGACGGGCTCGTCGTGTTGCGCTCGCCCGGCAAGTTCTTCGGGCTCGCGGGTGTGCGCGCCGGCTTCGTACTGGGCGCGCCCGCCTTGCTCGCCGCGTTGCGCGACAGATTGGGCGCGTGGACGGTCAGCGGTCCCGCGCGTCATGCGGTGAGCGCCGCGTTCGCCGATGCCGCGTGGCAAACGCGGATGCGTGAGCGGCTGATCGGCGAAAGCGCACGGCTTGCCGGGCTGTTGCATGCGCACGGTTTCGCGACTCGCGGCACGCCGCTTTTCGCATGGACCGACGATGCGCGCGCCGCCGCATTGCATGAAGCGCTCGCGCAGCGCGGCGTGTGGACGCGTCTTTTTCCGCCATCGCCCCGGGTGCCATCGGCCAGCGTGCGCTTCGGGCTGCCGGGCGATGAGGCCGAATGGACCCGCTTCGAACAACTGCTTCAACAGGCGGTTGATTCGATCGATACCGCGCGCTCGGGTTAGCGCACCGTCCTTCGCACCCCAGCCGTTCAACGCTTCGTGATCCGCCCTCGCCC encodes the following:
- the cbiB gene encoding adenosylcobinamide-phosphate synthase CbiB, whose amino-acid sequence is MPPLTMPLIATLAVAGVAVDRWFGEPSSRHPLVGFGNWAARIEARFNHDRRLRLKGLLAWALAVLPPVLIAWWLVAVLPLFAACALHVALLWFALGARSLRDHIAPISRALGQHDLATARELTARIVSRDTSQSDEAALARAAVESALENGNDAIFGALFWFALAGGPGALGFRLANTLDAMWGYRTPRFLRFGWAAARIDDVLNWIPARLTATSYALLGDTLTAWRCWREQAPRWDSPNAGPVMASGAGSLNVLIGGPAVYHGTLEHRPTLGFGHRAEARHVGAALMLVERTVILWLAVLIVLALLSVPFHG
- the cobD gene encoding threonine-phosphate decarboxylase CobD, yielding MTERTQAREHAAGDPIAHGGNLHEAAARYGIPYAQWLDLSTGINPHGYPVPPLPADAWRRLPDEGDGFAERAARYYGAPDAAHVLPVAGSQAAIRALPALLPRATLGIAPLTYGEYGPAFARAGHEVAPLDVHRDTLPAALTHVVIVNPNNPTATHLDAARLLNWHAQLRERGGTLLVDEAFADTLPAARVASLAAQTQRDGLVVLRSPGKFFGLAGVRAGFVLGAPALLAALRDRLGAWTVSGPARHAVSAAFADAAWQTRMRERLIGESARLAGLLHAHGFATRGTPLFAWTDDARAAALHEALAQRGVWTRLFPPSPRVPSASVRFGLPGDEAEWTRFEQLLQQAVDSIDTARSG